Proteins encoded by one window of Cloeon dipterum chromosome 4, ieCloDipt1.1, whole genome shotgun sequence:
- the LOC135944048 gene encoding ankyrin repeat and SAM domain-containing protein 1A-like — protein MGKDQELLEAARNGNIPIVEKILSQRAKRSGPLASLRRGPGANVQDSSGYSALHHAALNGHREAVELLLAHEASVNIVDSKGSSPLHLAAWSGNEDVVRLLLCRGPSVPKVNLTTKDNETALHCAAQYGHTVVVALLLEHGCDPNIRNCRGETALDLAAQYGRLETVEKLLRTHPELIRQYADAPPRTVFPLTPLHRASKNGHKSVVLALLEAGFPVSALTPAGTALHEAALCGKLEVVRSLLDHGVSLSARDQCNMTVLEVLAQFPAHLTHEMSALITRHKLRRETNSGTLPSPAIGEDKENTEPLPPIPSIGSPYENVRLTPRGRMSESPGASSPSQWNYYEQEDRRMKNLSDNGGLLAKSLDSSGFVSRSMETSCFSAKSMDSSYLSEELSSSSRLSCYQNHAVRDVDQLSVSSSSSMTGPSISPRERFMPPTDNDRHSHDSNYLPMTGKPSANNAAKVSPTPPKKPPRRNLSVSPTHNNEKNYACSNYEYLFMARSGSASDDKSLRRGRSTDQYIEMRTPRSSSGLQLPLSSSVSVDAEDHLRHKRSDSACEERITHDFEPNHTERRHTTIGQYDGAVQKPHNYPRRKLRRQSDRPYENFEPSCPGTQDSVPTFVSSAYIRLRPSQENMVENAEAAKKKKISKTPLSPTNYKQPPTPDHPPPSAVDAERSIYERIRPLSQEYKRRSKDIETETDEDVLFCSFGASSGSLSSNLSSDKSIDFVEEFVGDAPFAGLLKGSVPPSKVEAMAVDFGRPVERPKTLNQIQNAYEVPKIEDVDSEEGRKSAQADKSLSILSPFDEQEEWAKISEIMASFGTGLVRESVFVTELEQEFQTRLGLSKQESLTSPSAPPSHASVGEWLRSIDMAKYERAFVKHGFDDLDFINGLIQPCDLILFGITSPEETAKITEAIKQLPNKSKKVGANGEAQPETVRLWLRSIHLENYAETFQKHLYNEFQKVMRIWDEEITTMLDIDKIGHRRRILASVGNEAALSADMETSIDVKPSEEMPAGTTNNTGTLRHSKKSRPAPPPPIVAPKPPAANGSAADPKVGVPTKVVVVEESVEDPKELTIRDPNELLVGVPSTLTTQWRHAPYALVNGFVTYSAMYLGSTLVKQLLGTESTKKSIHKLKKSMVTRENKPPEVYLSISYRGVQFLEAESRELVCEHEIRNIHCACQDADDLTHFAYITKDHSTKDHYCHVFCVKTMDQASQIILTLGQAFEVAYQMALREQFSHGGSGLKPGHTRSQSEHQIKSHHKAGPEGNGHSRSHSVNGVIRPDEVTAGVASRAPIVFTEDM, from the exons ACCAAAGATAACGAGACTGCCCTCCACTGCGCGGCTCAATATGGGCACACAGTGGTAGTCGCACTTCTTCTCGAGCACGGCTGTGACCCCAACATCCGCAATTGTCGCGGGGAGACTGCACTAGATCTCGCGGCTCAGTATGGAAG attgGAAACCGTAGAAAAGTTGTTAAGGACCCACCCAGAGCTGATACGGCAATACGCTGACGCACCGCCCCGCACGGTCTTTCCCTTGACACCTCTGCATAGAGCCAGCAAAAATGGGCATAA GTCGGTGGTGTTAGCACTCCTAGAGGCTGGGTTCCCCGTGAGTGCACTGACCCCTGCTGGCACGGCCCTTCATGAGGCTGCCCTTTGCGGCAAACTGGAGGTGGTTAGGAGCCTGCTCGACCACGGCGTCTCCCTCAGCGCCCGCGACCAGTGCAATATGACTGTTCTCGAAGTCCTCGCGCAATTTCCTGCTCACCTAACACATGAAATGTCTGCACTCATTACTAGGCACA AACTTAGAAGGGAAACAAATTCTGGGACGCTTCCGTCGCCTGCCATAGGTGAAGACAAAGAAAACACGGAGCCCCTTCCTCCTATTCCCAGCATAGGCAGTCCGTACGAGAACGTGCGTCTCACCCCTAGAGGACGCATGTCCGAATCTCCAGGTGCTTCTTCGCCCTCGCAGTGGAATTATTACGAGCAAGAAGATCGCAGAat GAAAAACTTGTCTGACAACGGCGGCTTGCTGGCCAAGTCTCTGGACTCGAGCGGCTTTGTTTCGCGCTCGATGGAAACGAGTTGCTTCTCGGCCAAGTCGATGGACTCGAGCTACCTGTCCGAGGAGCTGTCCAGTTCTTCCAGGCTGTCATGTTATCAGAACCACGCCGTTCGGGACGTCGACCAGCTGAGCGTGTCTTCCAGCTCCAGCATGACCGGGCCCTCCATCTCGCCCAGGGAAAGGTTCATGCCACCCACCGACAACGACAGGCACAGCCACGACAGCAACTATTTGCCCATGACCGGAAAACCAAGTGCCAATAACGCGGCGAAAGTATCG CCGACTCCACCAAAGAAGCCGCCGCGACGCAACCTGTCTGTGTCCCCAACGCATAATAATGAGAAAAACTACGCGTGCAGCAACTACGAGTACCTGTTTATGGCCCGCAGTGGCTCAGCCAGCGACGACAAGAGCCTGCGACGTGGCCGCAGCACGGACCAGTACATTGAGATGAGGACGCCACGCAGCAGCTCAGGACTACAGCTGCCGCTGTCCAGCAGCGTAAGCGTCGACGCCGAAGACCACCTGCGTCACAAGCGCAGTGACAGCGCGTGCGAGGAACGCATCACGCACGACTTTGAGCCAAATCACACTGAGAGAAGGCACACGACCATTGGCCAGTACGACGGCGCAGTCCAGAAGCCGCACAACTACCCCAGACGCAAGCTGCGGCGCCAGTCGGACAGGCCGTACGAAAACTTTGAGCCTAGTTGTCCGGGCACTCAAGATTCTGTGCCAACATTTGTTTCTTCTGCATATATTCGCCTGAGGCCTTCGCAGGAAAATATGGTGGAAAATGCCGAGGCGGCCAAGAAGAAAAAGATATCAAAAACGCCGCTCAGCCCAACAAACTACAAGCAGCCGCCAACCCCAGACCACCCTCCTCCGTCTGCGGTGGATGCAGAAAGAAGTATTTACGAGAGGATTCGGCCACTCAGTCAG GAGTACAAAAGGCGTTCCAAGGACATCGAGACCGAGACAGATGAGGATGTTCTCTTCTGCTCGTTTGGTGCCTCTTCAGGGTCGCTTTCCAGTAACCTTTCCTCTGACAAGAGCATCGACTTCGTGGAGGAATTCGTCGGAGACGCACCTTTTGCTG GTTTGCTTAAAGGCTCGGTGCCGCCCTCCAAGGTCGAAGCCATGGCCGTGGACTTTGGCCGTCCTGTGGAGCGGCCGAAAACACTGAATCAAATCCAAAATGCGTATGAGGTGCCCAAAATCGAAGATGTGGACAGCGAGGAAGGCAGGAAAAGCGCACAAGCCGACAAAAGTCTCTCCATCCTCAGTCCCTTTGATGAACAGGAAGAATGGGCCAAGATCTCTGAAATCATGGCTTCTTTTGGCACCGGGCTGGTCCGCGAGTCGGTGTTTGTTACAGAGCTGGAGCAGGAGTTTCAAACAAGATTAG GGCTGAGCAAGCAGGAGAGTCTGACCAGCCCAAGTGCACCTCCGTCGCACGCCTCTGTTGGCGAGTGGCTCAGAAGTATTGACATGGCAAAGTACGAGAGGGCTTTTGTGAAGCACGGCTTTGATGATCTCGACTTTATT AACGGATTGATCCAACCATGTGACCTCATTCTCTTTGGCATCACAAGCCCAGAGGAGACGGCTAAAATTACAGAGGCTATCAAGCAGCTTCCAAACAAGTCAAAGAAAGTGGGCGCCAATGGAGAGGCTCAACCAGAGACAGTGCGATTGTGGCTCAGATCCATTCACTTGGAAAACTACGCAGAAACCTTCCAGAAGCACCTGTACAATGAATTCCAAAAAGTGATGCGCATTTGGGACGAGGAGATCACCACCATGTTGGACATAGACAAAATCGGCCACCGGCGGCGCATTCTCGCCTCGGTGGGCAACGAGGCAGCGCTCAGTGCCGACATGGAAACCTCAATTGACGTGAAG CCCTCTGAGGAGATGCCCGCCGGCACCACCAACAACACCGGCACCCTCCGCCACAGTAAGAAGTCCCGGCCCGCCCCTCCACCCCCGATTGTCGCCCCGAAGCCCCCCGCAGCCAACGGTTCCGCAGCCGACCCAAAGGTCGGGGTTCCCACCAAGGTGGTGGTGGTCGAGGAGAGTGTGGAGGACCCTAAAGAGCTGACCATCAGGGATCCGAATGAGCTGCTTGTTGGGGTGCCTTCCACCCTGACCACCCAATGGAGGCACGCACCTTACGCACTGGTCAACGGATTCGTCACTTACTCTGCAATG TACTTGGGTTCCACTCTCGTGAAGCAGCTCTTGGGCACtgaatcaacaaaaaaatcaatccacAAGTTGAAAAAGTCGATGGTGACGCGCGAGAACAAGCCGCCAGAGGTCTACCTCTCCATCTCATACCGAGGCGTCCAGTTTTTGGAGGCGGAATCAAGA GAACTGGTGTGCGAACACGAGATCAGGAACATCCACTGCGCCTGTCAGGATGCCGATGACTTAACACATTTTGCCTACATCACCAAGGACCACAGCACCAAGGACCATTACTGCCACGTGTTCTGCGTCAAAACCATG GACCAGGCGTCTCAGATAATCCTGACGCTGGGCCAGGCGTTCGAGGTGGCGTACCAAATGGCGCTCCGAGAGCAGTTCAGCCACGGTGGTAGTGGATTAAAGCCAGGTCACACGCGGTCGCAGTCAGAGCACCAAATCAAGAGCCACCACAAAGCCGGTCCCGAAGGCAACGGCCACTCGAGGTCGCACTCGGTCAACGGGGTCATCCGGCCAGACGAAGTGACCGCGGGCGTGGCGTCGCGCGCGCCTATAGTGTTTACTGAGGACATGTGA
- the LOC135942370 gene encoding C-type lectin domain family 4 member K-like yields MKFLLAILVLNFISTFATCSAQTVTESSRQLSEDASTHCKQDVNFVKAALKFCEKIIIERAKSEKKIRQCERTVKKLNKTLKTNRKQCSNQVKEEKDACDRGLIELQTVNQQLANLNADCDKPCNLPISKLGKPMEKLINVSSGYYYVSKTFEKENWYLADFQCKLNGFKLASLETEEEHNEITKALNKEIDDFWISGTDLGSEGRFYWAANGKSVMNFADFEFGQPDNKDGKEHCLRLKKSRVQLMPVYRWDDSNCGSKFRYICEVITTD; encoded by the exons atgaaatttttgttagcAATACTTGTTCTTAACTTTATTTCCACTTTTGCAACATGTAGTGCCCAAACCGTCACAGAATCTTCAAGACAG CTTTCAGAAGACGCCAGCACGCATTGTAAGCAAGA TGTAAATTTCGTCAAAGCAGCTTTAAAGTTCtgcgagaaaataattattgaaaggGCTAAATCAGAGAAGAAAATTCGTCAGTGCGAGAGAACTGtcaaaaaacttaataaaacgCTGAAAACCAACAGAAAGCAATGCTCAAATCAAgtcaaagaagaaaaagatgCATGTGATAGAGG CTTAATTGAGTTGCAGACAGTTAACCAGCAGTTAGCAAATCTCAATGCCGACtgt GACAAGCCGTGCAATCTACCAATCTCAA AACTTGGTAAAccgatggaaaaattaatcaacgtTTCCTCCGGCTACTATTATGTCagcaaaacatttgaaaag GAAAATTGGTACCTGGCTGATTTCCAATGCAAACTCAATGGTTTCAAACTGGCCAGCTTAGAAACGGAAGAGGAACACAACGAAATTACTAAAGCTTTAA ACAAAGAGATTGATGATTTTTGGATCTCTGGCACTGATCTCGGTTCAGAGGGACGATTCTACTGGGCTGCAAATGGCAAATCCGTTATGAATTTTGCCGACTTTGAGTTCGGTCAGCCTGACAACAAAGACGGAAAAGAGCATTGTCTGCGTTTGAAGAAAAGCCGGGTCCAATTGATGCCAGTCTACAGGTGGGACGACAGCAATTGCGGCAGTAAATTTCGATACATCTGTGAAGTCATCACCACTGATTAA